From Balaenoptera acutorostrata chromosome 8, mBalAcu1.1, whole genome shotgun sequence, the proteins below share one genomic window:
- the LOC103005888 gene encoding LOW QUALITY PROTEIN: ribonucleoside-diphosphate reductase subunit M2-like (The sequence of the model RefSeq protein was modified relative to this genomic sequence to represent the inferred CDS: substituted 2 bases at 2 genomic stop codons) — MHQQNDYVEGSGDVGGGQREENQGCRVVCYFTAKQSLRLNEFIPEGASSHHILKTVRDGVQGGAQRRAQDPHTAPPGVPPATVTGLQQHLLRLSPMKGLRLADKEDTPPSHSGTRVLASKTARRTCQEPGEWNPKLSAPSVEDXPLLKENPRRSMCNPRRSVIFPIEYRDIWQMCKNAEASFWTAEEVDLSKDIQHQEALKPEXRYFTSHVLPFSAASDGVVNENLVEWLSQEVQITEAHYFYGFQIAMENIHSEMYSLLIDTYIQDSKEREFLFNAIETMPCVKKKADWALRWIEDKEATYGKRVVAFAAVEGIFFSGSFASIFWLKKRGLMPGLTFSNELISRDEGLHCDFACLMFKHLLHKPSEQRVKEIIVSAVRIEQEFLTEALTVKLIGMNCTLMKQYIKFLADRLMLELGFSKVFRVENPFDFMENSSLEGKTNFFEKRVGEYQRMGVMSSWTENSFTLDADF; from the exons ATGCATCAACAGAACGACT ATGTAGAGGGATCTGGGGAcgtggggggagggcagagagaggagaatCAGGGCTGCAGAGTTGTCTGTTACTTTACTGCCAAACAGTCCCTGAGGCTGAATGAGTTTATTCCAGAGGGAGCCAGTTCTCACCACATCCTGAAGACGGTGAGGGACGGGGTCCAGGGTGGGGCGC AACGGAGGGCCCAGGACCCGCACACAGCCCCACCTGGCGTCCCGCCCGCCACCGTCACTGGCCTGCAGCAGCATCTCCTCCGGCTCTCGCCTATGAAGGGGCTCAGGCTGGCCGACAAGGAGGACACTCCCCCGTCCCACAGCGGGACCCGCGTGCTGGCCAGCAAGACCGCGAGGAGGACCTGCCAGGAGCCCGGCGAGTGGAACCCTAAGCTATCTGCCCCCAGTGTGGAGGACTAACCACTTCTGAAAGAAAACCCCCGCCGCTCT ATGTGTAACCCCCGCCGCTCTGTCATCTTTCCTATCGAATACCGTGATATTTGGCAGATGTGTAAGAACGCTGAGGCTTCCTTCTGGACGGCTGAGGAGGTGGACCTTTCCAAGGACATTCAGCACCAGGAAGCCCTGAAGCCTGAGTAGAGATATTTCACTTCGCATGTCCTGCCTTTCTCTGCAGCAAGTGACGGCGTAGTAAATGAAAACCTGGTGGAGTGGCTTAGCCAAGAAGTTCAGATTACGGAAGCCCATTATTTCTATGGCTTCCAAATTGCCATGGAAAACATACATTCGGAAATGTATAGTCTCCTCATTGACACTTACATTCAAGATTCCAAAGAAAGGGAATTTCTCTTCAACGCCATTGAGACAATGCCTTGTGTAAAGAAGAAGGCAGATTGGGCCTTGCGCTGGATCGAGGACAAAGAGGCTACGTACGGAAAACGTGTCGTAGCCTTTGCCGCAGTGGAAGGAATCTTCTTTTCTGGTTCTTTTGCATCGATATTCTGGCTCAAGAAACGAGGACTGATGCCCGGCCTCACATTTTCCAATGAACTTATTAGCAGAGACGAGGGTTTACACTGTGACTTTGCCTGCCTGATGTTCAAACACCTGCTACACAAACCTTCGGAGCAGAGAGTCAAAGAAATAATCGTCAGTGCAGTTAGGATAGAACAGGAGTTCCTCACGGAGGCCCTGACAGTGAAGCTCATTGGGATGAATTGCACTTTGATGAAGCAGTACATCAAATTCCTGGCAGACAGACTTATgctggagctgggttttagcaaGGTTTTCAGAGTAGAAAATCCATTTGACTTTATGGAGAATAGTTCACTGGAAGGGAAGACTAACTTCTTTGAGAAGAGAGTAGGCGAGTATCAGAGGATGGGAGTGATGTCCAGTTGGACAGAGAATTCCTTTACCTTGGATGCTGACTTCTAA